Part of the Nostoc sp. ATCC 53789 genome, CTCAATTTCATGCTCATTAGTCAATAGTCAACAATCACTACTCAATAGTCGTTGATTATCTATCTTTTGTTCTTCCAAGGCTCAAATTCAAATTTTTTTTATTTAACGCTTAACACTTAACACTCTACACTTCTTCGGCTTGGAACAATACCAGTTGCTCGAAGCTGCTAGAAAAACCTAAGAGGTTAACAAATTATCACCGTGGAGCTTGCTCCTAAGTCCTATTTCAGAATTTTTTAATTGACAAATTACACAATAAATGCACTACTGAAAGCAGGATAAAAATAAGCGTAGCCCAGGTTGAGCTACGCTTACTTTAGTCGGCAGTGACTTGAAAGACGGATAATTTACGTCATTAGGATTACGCATCAAGTACAAAACCCCGCTCTCAAGAGCAGGGGTTATCTTAACTAGTAACTTCTCAAACATCCTCTAAGCGATCGCTCACCTATAACTTGTATATTTGACTTTTTAAATCTGGCAAACTCATAATTTTTACTTTTATATATCAGAGGATTTCAGAAATTGCAAATTCATCATTGATTGCAGCAATTTCTGTTGAAATCTTTGGCTCATCAACCATTAATTCCTGTTTTTCTTCCTGATTTGTGACATCAGCAAATTTATCTTTTGTATATTCACTTTCTCTGATTTGTCTAGCAATGCTTTCTAGTAGCCAAAGTTGTTCTTCTACAGACAAGGCACGGATTGAGCGCTCTATTTCTAGTAAATTCAGTGAGATCATTTTGCTTCTGATTCCAAGCGGGGCGTATTTTTCAAAGATATTCTTATATGTCAGTCTATCTGGTTAACCTATAGCATCGCAAATTCTCCATCATTTTTCCCAAGCTTATCTTTTCATAAATCAAATGAGATTGCTATAAATAACTAGAAGCCAATTTTATGACTTTTTAATTAGGTATTACTGCTGAAGCAAAATGTACGCTAAACTTACTACATGAATTACGAAACAGCTCGGAAACTCCTCATAGATCAGACAATCACAACCGAGGAAAACCCAGATGCGCTGTTAATGCGTATGAAACAGGGGAAACCGCCGGTACCCGGTCAGATCACTTCAATTTTGTTGGCATTGAAAGTGGTGTTTGAAGCCCTTAAAGATGCAAAGACCCTAGACCGAGAACTGGCTTTAGCCCTTTATCAGTTAAGCATTAAGGCACAACAGCTATTTGCCGCAGGGCGTAAAGCTGGTATAGATTGGCCACCACTACTAAAGGAAGATTTACTACGAATTTCCTTAGCATCTGAAAGTATCTTTTCAGGTATATGGCAAACCCTAGCTCCCATCAGCCTAGGGAAACTATAGAACACCATTTCAGTAACTTGTATGTGGAAAATCAGGGGCAGAGGAAGATGAGGGAGTGAGGAAGAATAATTAATGCCCCATACCCAATGCCCAATGCCCATTACCGAATTTGCAGTTCACCTTCTAACTTGTCTAAGTCAGTTTTGAGCAAAACCGTCATTTGCCCGGTAAAAGCTTTGCCACTCTTGGGTTGAGCAATTTCCACCCAATATACATAGCGATCGCCTACTCGTAATTCTCCTTTTAAAGCTTCCCGAATGGGAGTTTTAGCCAGACGCGCCGAGTTAACTACCTTCTGGTTGGGATACTGGTAAACTACCTGGGCGCGATCATAGTCTTGATAAATCTCCAAGCCATAAATCACCCGCAAGGATTCCTGGAGACGCGCAAATGTCATGCCGTTAATGGCATCATACATGGAAATGCGCTCACTACGGATTGTGCCACGGTCTTTAGAAAATTGCACCCTACCAGGGGGCAATACAGACGCTTGAAAAGTGAATCGTTGAGCAGCAGTATCAGTCTTTTGCACAAACAATAACTCCCCACTCCTGGGGCGGAGTGTAGGATGTGCTTTAATCCAAGTGCCTACTTCCTCTGTACTTTGCCCTGGTAAAGCATTGACTTGGGAATCAAAAAGCGTTCCCACGCACAGCCAAGGTACTAGAGAAAAAGGCAAAATCAAACATTTAAGCAGGGATTTTTTGAGCATTTTTCTATTCACGACTTTCATGGAAATTTCTCTATTAGGGAGTAACCATAGTCTTCCCGTTTTTCAGCAAGATTATTTCAATGGGTCGCAGCGATCGCCCAGCAAAGCCGAATCTTCTCCCTTGGCGTTAGCAAGTCATAGAGCATCATGAGCATTGAGCGTCGGAATCACTATCATCATCGTGTTATGAAGGTGGTGTGAGGAACACCGCTTACTAAAGAAAGTGTTCTATCCACAAAAAAGATAAAACCTCGAAGGATATGTAGAAAATTTTGCATTTTAATGTTTGATGTATTGATCTTTTGGGAACCATATATAAAGCAATTTAGGATGTTGGTGATAGTAAATTTATCGGATTATCTACCAGCAAGCGGCATTTAAATACCCAAATATATCCAGACATGAAAACAAAAATAATTACATATATCTATGCTTTTAGCTTCTTGTTTATTTGGAATGCTTTTGCCGCTAAGATAATACTCCATTTCTTGCTGAGTATAAAATTTATTCCGGCAGACATCTCTTATATGTTTATTAACACAATTCCCTTTATTATCTTATTTGAGGTGGTTGCTAAAATAGCATTTCTTTCAACTATTACTAGTAAATTAAACTTTGCAAACACACAGTTAGAAGCTCTATCTCAAATAGATACTAAGACTTTCAACTACTACACAAATGCTTTAGAGTCCCTCGGTTTTACTAGAATTAGCGATTTAGAACTCTCAGAATCTACCCTTACTGTCGCTAGAGTTTTTTGCCATCCAAAACATCTTTGTTTTGCAGAAGTTGTGCAAACACCTGGGCGTTCATCAGTATTTTGTGATATTAGCAGTGGTTTAGAGCAAGAATGGTCAGTTAGTTTTAGGGATAATTGTCCTAATCTAGCTATTGTCTATGCCTTTTTACGCAACCAAAAGGGGATAATTGTTGTTCAACCAGGAGTAACCCTTGAAGAACTATTGCGATCGCATCTAAAATTCCGGCAGAAAATGATTAGTGACTTGAATTTACAGTTATTGTCGGATATTTCTATAGAAGCTTATTTTAATCAAGCGCAAAGATCGAGGACACGTGTTAGAAAATCACTATCGCGCAAAAGTGTCATCATTGGAATGGTAGAAATGGGGCTTTTTAGCTTAAAATCTGAGGCTCAAAAGTCTCAATGGCTGGGGAATTATGCCCGTTTAGCAGCTAGGTAGAACCCTAAAGTAGTACAATTAAACTATAAGAAGGAGTGAAATTATTCATAGCTCTTGCTGTGATAACTCTGTAAACTGATGTATGAAAGCGAACAAAGGCTAGCTAATTATCTAGCAGATTGAAGGGGGTGGTTGTAGTGTTGTCATGTTTTAACGTAGCAGATTACTTTATCTGGTTGGCAAATGAAACAGGCTCTTTTATCAGTAATTTAAAACTGCAAAAGCTTGTGTACTATGCTCAGGCTTGGCATCTTGCACTCAATGACACTCCTCTTTTCCCAGAGGATTTTCAAGCCTGGATACATGGGCCTGTAATACCTGTGTTGTACCAGAAGTATAAGCTTTTTGGATGGCAACCAATTTTAGAGGATGCTAACCCGGAATTACCCCAAGAAATTCAAGAGTTTCTAGATGAGGTTGCACAAGAGTACTTTGCCTGCGATGCTTATGAACTAGAGCAGATGACTCATGCCGAGACACCCTGGAATTTGGCTAGAGTAAATTTACCACCTGACGAACCTTCCAACGAAGTTATTCAGAAACAGTGGATGAAGGAGTATTACGGATCTCGTGCCGAAGAAAAGGATTAAGAAGACTGAGGTTGCCAAAGACGGCACATCAGGTATTAAACTAACAAAGCTGAAGCCACCTCAAGGCATCAGCTTTTCGTTTAAATATTATCAGGACAGTAACAGCAAGTTTTCTTGTAGCGAAAAAGAAGTAATTTACTGGCTGACATTGCTTGATCGATTAAAAGCTCTATCTAGCCTAACGGCTCAAGAGTTATTAGTGAATCGTAGCAGTACACTCAGATGTCATCCCATCAAATGGGAAGATACCAGCGAGAAAGCATTTGGTTTGCCAAATGAAGAACAATTAGTTGACATACCCTATCAGTTTTCCATCACCTCAAATGAACATGGTAGGGTTCATGGATTTTTTATTGACGAGATTTTCTACATTGTTTGGTTAGATCCAGATCATCTGCTGTACCTCGCAAAAAATTAAGGAATCCGATCTCATTGTTTCACCAGGGTGGATCTTGAAGCGGACATGATGTAAAACCGCGTCCTATTTGGGGCAATAAGACACGGTTTCATAAAAGTATTTAGTTATAATATTACAA contains:
- a CDS encoding Dethiobiotin synthetase translates to MNYETARKLLIDQTITTEENPDALLMRMKQGKPPVPGQITSILLALKVVFEALKDAKTLDRELALALYQLSIKAQQLFAAGRKAGIDWPPLLKEDLLRISLASESIFSGIWQTLAPISLGKL
- a CDS encoding type II toxin-antitoxin system antitoxin SocA domain-containing protein; translated protein: MLSCFNVADYFIWLANETGSFISNLKLQKLVYYAQAWHLALNDTPLFPEDFQAWIHGPVIPVLYQKYKLFGWQPILEDANPELPQEIQEFLDEVAQEYFACDAYELEQMTHAETPWNLARVNLPPDEPSNEVIQKQWMKEYYGSRAEEKD